One Massilia sp. 9096 genomic window carries:
- a CDS encoding KGG domain-containing protein encodes MATSKDGRSASSSGNEQKSQPAKRGFAAMDQNQQRQIASKGGQAAHQKGTAHEFDSEEARRAGQKGGEVVSRNRAHMADIGRKGGESRQSANRAAAAAKNGNRQGGKGE; translated from the coding sequence ATGGCGACAAGCAAGGACGGCAGGAGCGCTTCCAGCTCGGGCAACGAGCAGAAAAGCCAGCCTGCAAAGCGCGGTTTCGCTGCGATGGACCAGAACCAGCAGCGGCAAATCGCCAGCAAGGGTGGCCAGGCGGCCCACCAGAAAGGGACGGCGCACGAATTCGATTCGGAGGAAGCGCGCCGGGCCGGCCAGAAAGGCGGCGAAGTGGTCAGCCGCAACCGCGCCCACATGGCCGATATCGGCCGCAAGGGTGGAGAAAGCCGGCAATCGGCCAACCGGGCCGCCGCGGCGGCCAAGAACGGCAACCGCCAGGGTGGCAAAGGAGAGTAA